The following coding sequences are from one Verrucosispora sp. WMMD573 window:
- a CDS encoding sugar ABC transporter permease, giving the protein MTTTPDSDKRVAVDGRRAAAPPWWFAAPALVLFAFVVLVPSARGVYYAFTDWDGLSPDLAFVGLGNFVDITRDPTARQAIWHTLVIAVSITIIQNGIGLLLALGVNTVIKSRNVLRVFLFAPAVVTPIVTAYLWRNLLGPDGAINSLLAAVGLGSWQQDWLGDPEMALWSVVAVIVWQFAGYSMVIFLAGLQSVPKELYEAAAIDGTGPVRRFWSVVRPQLAPAITINLMLSIIGGIKLFDQVYALTGGGPGHATDTISTLIYKEAFTLGEFGYSIALAVVLTIIVAVVSTGQYLMLARNERAAS; this is encoded by the coding sequence ATGACTACTACCCCGGACAGTGACAAAAGGGTCGCTGTCGATGGTCGACGAGCGGCAGCGCCGCCGTGGTGGTTCGCGGCACCGGCGCTGGTGCTTTTCGCCTTCGTGGTGCTGGTGCCCAGCGCGCGTGGTGTCTACTACGCCTTCACCGACTGGGACGGATTGAGCCCCGACCTCGCCTTCGTCGGCCTCGGCAACTTCGTTGACATCACCCGCGACCCCACCGCCCGACAGGCGATCTGGCACACGCTGGTCATCGCGGTGTCGATCACGATCATCCAGAACGGCATCGGACTGCTGCTCGCACTCGGCGTGAACACCGTGATCAAGTCGCGCAACGTGCTGCGGGTGTTCCTGTTCGCGCCAGCCGTGGTCACCCCGATCGTGACGGCCTACCTGTGGCGCAACCTGTTGGGCCCGGACGGCGCGATCAACAGTCTGCTCGCGGCGGTCGGACTCGGGTCGTGGCAGCAGGACTGGCTGGGCGATCCCGAGATGGCCCTCTGGTCGGTCGTGGCCGTGATCGTGTGGCAGTTCGCCGGCTACTCGATGGTCATCTTTCTGGCCGGACTGCAGTCCGTGCCGAAGGAACTGTACGAGGCCGCCGCCATCGACGGCACCGGGCCGGTACGGCGGTTCTGGTCGGTGGTCCGGCCGCAACTGGCCCCCGCGATCACGATCAACCTGATGTTGTCGATCATCGGCGGCATCAAGCTGTTCGACCAGGTGTACGCCCTCACCGGAGGCGGCCCCGGACACGCCACGGACACCATCTCGACGCTGATCTACAAGGAGGCCTTCACGCTCGGCGAGTTCGGCTACAGCATCGCCCTCGCGGTGGTCCTGACGATCATCGTGGCGGTCGTGTCGACCGGGCAGTACCTGATGTTGGCACGCAACGAGAGGGCGGCGTCGTGA
- a CDS encoding LacI family DNA-binding transcriptional regulator: protein MEKLSAPARRITIVDVARHAQVSTTAVSKVLRNAYGVSPQMQAKVRQAIAELGYRPNAAARGMRGRTYTIGVLLPDIRNPFFAEILDGLDSHIAGSEYQVLLGPGCNGQEAEARVVNAMIDRGMDGMVLIAPISNCSDLDKIASLVPTVVVGRHGHSRSYDTVVDDDRTGAALIVNHLVDLGHRHIGHIEHRETTADCLAEMPNAIRAEGYRQAMRAHGIADKIDIASTRYNQEGGYLGTQQLLGRPVRPTAIFAGADIVAMGALDAIAEAGLRVPEDISVAGYDNTTFAAFRPISLTSVDQAGREIGVNAARLLLDRIAERSRPTTQIKLSPTLVVRRTTAPPPA, encoded by the coding sequence GTGGAGAAGCTGTCAGCACCGGCCCGCCGGATCACCATCGTCGACGTCGCGCGACACGCCCAGGTCTCCACCACCGCGGTGTCGAAGGTGCTCCGCAACGCCTACGGCGTCAGCCCTCAGATGCAGGCGAAGGTACGCCAGGCGATCGCCGAACTCGGCTACCGACCGAACGCCGCGGCCCGAGGCATGCGGGGCCGGACGTACACCATCGGCGTACTGCTGCCCGACATCCGTAACCCCTTCTTCGCCGAGATCCTCGACGGCCTCGACTCCCACATCGCCGGCAGCGAGTACCAGGTCCTACTCGGCCCGGGTTGCAACGGCCAGGAGGCTGAGGCGCGGGTCGTCAACGCGATGATCGATCGCGGCATGGACGGCATGGTGTTGATCGCGCCCATTTCGAACTGCTCCGACCTCGACAAGATCGCTAGCCTGGTGCCCACCGTCGTGGTCGGCCGCCACGGACACTCCCGCAGTTACGACACGGTTGTCGACGACGACCGCACCGGCGCCGCGCTGATCGTCAACCACCTCGTCGACCTGGGACATCGCCACATCGGCCATATCGAGCACCGTGAGACCACCGCCGACTGCCTCGCCGAGATGCCCAACGCCATCCGGGCCGAGGGTTACCGACAGGCCATGCGCGCCCACGGCATCGCCGACAAGATCGACATCGCGTCGACCCGATACAACCAGGAAGGCGGTTACCTTGGCACGCAACAACTGCTGGGTCGCCCCGTCCGCCCCACCGCGATCTTCGCCGGAGCCGACATCGTCGCCATGGGCGCGCTCGACGCCATCGCCGAGGCCGGGCTCCGTGTCCCGGAGGACATCTCCGTCGCCGGCTACGACAACACCACCTTCGCCGCGTTCCGGCCCATCTCACTGACCAGCGTGGACCAGGCCGGCCGCGAGATCGGCGTCAACGCTGCCCGGCTCCTGCTGGACCGCATCGCCGAACGCAGCCGACCCACCACCCAGATCAAGCTCTCTCCCACCCTC
- a CDS encoding carbohydrate ABC transporter permease — MNRYRWRTFGLELVMIAAAMVIAFPVYILVNLAVRAPSDTSSPLRPTTSPTLSNFTEAWREGGLGGALMNSVLVTTISVLIVLAVSALAAYPLARATAHWSRGMFLLIMLGLVLPFQLAALPLYQTMRDLGLLGTVWSLVLFYSGLQVPFTTFLYTGFIRALPHDFEDAALIDGCRPWEAFRYVVFPMLKPITFTALVLNAITVWNDFFTPLLYLSGSTQQTVPVALAGFVGQYVADWNLIFAALVISIVPVLLLYFALQRSIINGFAGGLKG; from the coding sequence GTGAACCGTTACCGTTGGCGAACCTTCGGCCTGGAATTGGTCATGATCGCCGCCGCTATGGTGATCGCCTTTCCGGTGTACATCCTGGTGAACCTCGCCGTGCGGGCCCCGTCTGACACCTCGTCGCCGCTGCGTCCGACGACCTCGCCCACCTTGTCCAACTTCACCGAGGCGTGGCGCGAGGGCGGGCTCGGCGGTGCGCTGATGAACAGCGTCCTGGTGACCACCATCAGTGTGCTGATCGTGCTGGCGGTCTCCGCGCTGGCGGCCTATCCGCTGGCTCGGGCCACCGCCCACTGGTCGCGCGGCATGTTCCTGCTGATCATGCTCGGGCTGGTGTTGCCGTTCCAACTGGCCGCACTGCCGCTCTACCAGACCATGCGGGACCTCGGACTGCTCGGCACGGTCTGGTCCCTGGTCCTGTTCTACTCCGGACTCCAGGTGCCCTTCACGACATTTCTCTACACCGGCTTCATCCGGGCACTGCCCCATGACTTCGAGGACGCCGCGCTCATCGACGGCTGCCGTCCCTGGGAGGCGTTCCGGTACGTCGTCTTCCCGATGCTGAAGCCCATCACGTTTACCGCCCTCGTGCTCAACGCGATCACCGTGTGGAACGACTTCTTCACCCCACTGCTGTACCTGAGCGGAAGCACCCAGCAGACCGTGCCCGTCGCACTGGCCGGGTTCGTCGGTCAGTACGTCGCCGACTGGAACCTCATCTTCGCCGCGCTGGTGATCAGCATCGTGCCGGTCCTGCTCCTGTACTTCGCGTTGCAGCGCAGCATCATCAACGGATTTGCCGGAGGGCTGAAGGGATGA